The following proteins are co-located in the Chlamydiota bacterium genome:
- a CDS encoding ABC transporter permease, translated as MAQEISASSVSSIPKIIIRSSKGWVPIDWKALWDFRELLYFLTWRDIKVRYKQTVLGALWAIIQPFFSMVVFTIFFGKIARLPSDGVPYPIFSYSGLLLWTYFSGALSHSGASLVGSSNLLTKVYFPRLVIPLSATLSGLMDYAIAVVILLGMMFYYGFPPSVSFLMLPAIVFFSMIAATGWGLWLSALNVKYRDIQYALPFFIQLMLFATPVIYPASMVPEKYRWLLMLNPMSGLIEAHRACFLAHQPIHWGSLGISVAVAVIIFVGGLFYFRRTERFFADVV; from the coding sequence ATGGCTCAGGAAATATCAGCTTCATCGGTTTCTTCTATTCCCAAAATCATCATTCGTTCTTCCAAGGGATGGGTTCCCATTGATTGGAAGGCCTTGTGGGATTTTAGGGAGCTTCTCTATTTTCTGACCTGGCGGGATATCAAGGTCAGGTATAAGCAAACGGTTTTGGGGGCTCTTTGGGCGATTATCCAACCTTTCTTTAGCATGGTCGTATTCACCATTTTCTTTGGAAAAATTGCCCGCCTTCCCTCGGATGGCGTTCCTTATCCTATTTTTTCTTATTCAGGGCTTCTTCTTTGGACTTATTTTTCAGGAGCCCTCTCTCACTCAGGGGCGAGTCTCGTGGGGAGTTCAAATCTCTTGACCAAGGTGTATTTCCCACGACTTGTGATCCCTCTTTCAGCCACTCTTTCGGGATTGATGGACTATGCCATTGCGGTGGTTATTCTCCTGGGCATGATGTTTTACTACGGCTTTCCTCCCAGTGTGTCTTTTCTCATGCTCCCCGCGATTGTTTTCTTCTCGATGATCGCTGCGACAGGGTGGGGGCTTTGGCTTTCCGCGCTTAATGTGAAATATCGGGACATTCAATATGCGCTTCCCTTTTTTATTCAGTTGATGCTCTTCGCAACGCCGGTCATTTATCCCGCTTCAATGGTGCCAGAAAAATATCGCTGGCTTTTGATGCTCAATCCCATGAGTGGTTTAATCGAGGCCCATCGGGCCTGTTTCCTCGCACATCAACCCATTCATTGGGGCTCTTTAGGAATTTCTGTTGCTGTGGCCGTTATTATTTTTGTGGGCGGACTTTTTTATTTTCGTAGGACGGAGCGCTTTTTTGCGGATGTGGTGTAA
- a CDS encoding DUF4160 domain-containing protein, which translates to MPEISRFLGMVICMYFNDHSPPHFHVQYNWFRRA; encoded by the coding sequence ATGCCAGAAATAAGCAGGTTTCTTGGGATGGTTATTTGTATGTACTTCAATGATCATTCTCCTCCCCATTTTCATGTTCAATACAATTGGTTTAGGAGGGCATAA
- a CDS encoding DUF2442 domain-containing protein has translation MYWVVKAEYVENFKIRVFFNDKIEGIVDLHEMVHHDHRSIVKELKDEKRFKKFKVEMDTIVWENGLDLAPEFLHDKVQR, from the coding sequence ATGTATTGGGTTGTCAAGGCAGAATATGTAGAGAATTTTAAAATAAGGGTTTTTTTTAATGATAAAATCGAGGGGATTGTGGATTTGCATGAGATGGTTCATCATGATCATAGGTCGATCGTCAAGGAGTTAAAAGATGAAAAGAGGTTTAAGAAGTTTAAAGTAGAAATGGATACCATCGTTTGGGAAAATGGTTTGGATCTGGCTCCTGAGTTTCTTCATGACAAGGTGCAAAGATAA